In Syntrophorhabdus sp., the sequence TTCCGGATCGTCGGCGAACATGGCCGTCTTCTATGCCGCCCTTGAACGCGGCGACACGGTCCTGGGGATGGACATCGCCCACGGCGGCCACCTGACCCACGGCGCGAGGCCGAGCTTCTCGGGCAAGTGGTACCGCGCGGTGTCGTACCCGGTATCGGCGAAGGACGAGATGCTTGACTACGACGAGATACGGGGCATCGCCCGCAAGGAAAGACCGAAGCTCATCATCGCGGGCGCCAGCGCCTATTCGAAGATCATAGACTTCGCGAAGTTCAGGGAGATCGCCGACGAGGTGGGGGCCTACCTGATGGCCGATATCGCCCACATCGCCGGCCTTGTCGCGGCCGGCCTCCATCCGAGCCCGGTGGGTCACGCCCATTTCATCACGACCACCACACACAAAACGTTGAGGGGCCCGCGGGGCGGGCTCGTGATGTGCAACGCCGACCTGGCGAAAAAGATAGACTCCGCCGTCTTCCCCGGCATCCAGGGCGGCCCTCTCATGCACGTCATCGCCGCCAAGGCGGTGGCCCTCGGTGAGGCCATGACGGAGGAGTTCAAAGAGTATCAGCGCCAGATCATCGCGAACGCGAAGCACATGGCGAAGTGCATGGCGGAGCTCGGCTTCCGCATCGTGTCGGGAGGCACCGACAACCATCTCTTCCTCGTGGACCTCACTCCCAAGAACGTGACGGGGAACGAGGCACAGATAGCCCTCGAAGCAAGCGGCATCATGGTCAACAAGAACCTCATTCCCTTCGACACGAAAACTCCCGGTGTCACGAGCGGTATCAGGCTGGGAACGCCCGCCGTCACCACACGGGGCATGAAGGAAAGGGAGATGGGGATCATCTGCGAAATGATCGATGCCGTTCTGAAGCGGCCCGGCGACACGTCGTTCATGGACAGCACGCGTGCCGGGGTGAGGGAGATGTGCAAGAGGTTCCCTTTTTACTCGCGCATATATGACATATGAAGAACCATCGTCCTGACTGGGGTTCCTATTTCATGGAGATAGCAAACATCGTCTCCATGAGGTCGACCTGCCTGCGCCGAAACGTGGGAGCCGTCATCGTGAAGGACAAACGGATACTTGCCACCGGCTACAACGGGGCCC encodes:
- a CDS encoding serine hydroxymethyltransferase; protein product: MKLDGKDKKVFELMRRELDREEYSLILIASENYVDEDVLATQGCVLTNKYAEGYPSKRYYSGCTYLDEIESIAIERARTLFGAEHANVQPHSGSSANMAVFYAALERGDTVLGMDIAHGGHLTHGARPSFSGKWYRAVSYPVSAKDEMLDYDEIRGIARKERPKLIIAGASAYSKIIDFAKFREIADEVGAYLMADIAHIAGLVAAGLHPSPVGHAHFITTTTHKTLRGPRGGLVMCNADLAKKIDSAVFPGIQGGPLMHVIAAKAVALGEAMTEEFKEYQRQIIANAKHMAKCMAELGFRIVSGGTDNHLFLVDLTPKNVTGNEAQIALEASGIMVNKNLIPFDTKTPGVTSGIRLGTPAVTTRGMKEREMGIICEMIDAVLKRPGDTSFMDSTRAGVREMCKRFPFYSRIYDI